One Calonectris borealis chromosome 16, bCalBor7.hap1.2, whole genome shotgun sequence DNA window includes the following coding sequences:
- the LOC142089439 gene encoding hemoglobin subunit alpha-A — MVLSATDKTNVKGIFSKIGGHAEEYGAETLERMFSTYPQTKTYFPHFDLHHGSAQVKAHGKKVAGALVEAANHIDDIAGALSKLSDLHAQKLRVDPVNFKLLGQCFLVVVAIHHPSLLTPEVHASLDKFLCAVGNVLTAKYR, encoded by the exons ATGGTGCTGTCCGCCACCGACAAGACCAATGTGAAGGGCATCTTCTCCAAAATCGGCGGCCATGCCGAGGAGTACGGCGCCGAGACCCTGGAGAG GATGTTCTCCACCTACCCCCAGACCAAGACCTACTTCCCCCACTTCGACCTGCACCACGGCTCCGCTCAGGTCAAGGCGCACGGCAAGAAGGTGGCGGGTGCACTGGTCGAGGCTGCCAACCACATCGATGACATCGCGGGTGCCCTCTCCAAGCTCAGCGACCTCCACGCCCAAAAGCTCCGCGTGGACCCTGTCAACTTCAAA CTGCTGGGCCAATGCTtcctggtggtggtggccatccACCACCCCTCTCTCCTGACCCCGGAGGTCCACGCTTCCCTGGACAAGTTCCTGTGCGCCGTGGGCAACGTGCTGACTGCCAAGTACCGTTAA
- the LOC142089444 gene encoding hemoglobin subunit alpha-2 produces the protein MLTADDKKLIQQVWEKVLGHQEDFGAEALERMFITYPQTKTYFPHFDLHHGSEQIRGHGKKVVGALGNAVKSLDNLSQALSELSNLHAYNLRVDPVNFKLLSQCFQVVLAVHLGKDYTPEVHAAFDKFLSAVAAVLAEKYR, from the exons ATGCTGACCGCCGACGACAAGAAGCTGATCCAGCAGGTCTGGGAGAAGGTGCTGGGCCACCAGGAGGACTTTGGAGCCGAGGCCCTGGAGAG GATGTTCATCACCTACCCTCAGACCAAGACCTACTTCCCCCACTTCGACCTGCACCACGGCTCCGAACAGATCCGTGGCCACGGCAAGAAGGTGGTGGGCGCCTTGGGCAACGCCGTCAAGAGCCTGGACAACCTCAGCCAGGCCCTGTCCGAGCTCAGCAACCTGCACGCCTATAACCTGCGCGTCGACCCCGTCAACTTCAAG CTGCTGTCGCAGTGCTTCCAGGTGGTGCTGGCCGTGCACCTGGGCAAAGACTACACCCCTGAGGTGCACGCCGCCTTCGACAAGTTCCTGTCGGCCGTGGCCGCCGTGCTGGCCGAGAAGTACAGATGA
- the LOC142089442 gene encoding hemoglobin subunit pi isoform X1, with product MLLCNSPRGHRAEGCQGDESKPALSVHRKAPEPAPSCTMTLTQAEKAAVVTIWAKVATQADAIGAESLERLFSSYPQTKTYFPHFDLSQGSVQLRGHGSKVMNAIGEAVKHIDDIRGALAKLSELHAYILRVDPVNFKLLSHCILCSVAARYPSDFTPEVHAAWDKFLSSVSSVLTEKYR from the exons ATGTTGCTCTGCAATTCCCCCCGGGGACATCGGGCAGAG GGCTGCCAGGGCGACGAGTCCAAACCCGCTCTGAGTGTTCATCGCAAGGCACCTGAGCCTGCACCCTCCTGCACAATGACACTGACTCAAGCCGAGAAGGCCGCCGTGGTCACCATCTGGGCAAAGGTGGCTACCCAAGCCGATGCCATTGGGGCAGAATCACTGGAGAG GCTTTTCTCCAGCTACCCCCAGACAAAAACCTACTTCCCTCACTTTGATCTTAGCCAAGGCTCAGTTCAGCTTCGTGGTCATGGCTCCAAGGTCATGAACGCCATCGGGGAAGCTGTGAAGCACATTGATGACATTAGAGGCGCTTTGGCCAAACTCAGTGAGCTGCACGCTTACATCCTCAGGGTGGACCCAGTGAACTTCAAG CTGCTTTCCCACTGTATCCTGTGCTCCGTGGCTGCCCGCTATCCCAGTGACTTCACCCCAGAAGTTCATGCTGCGTGGGACAAGTTCCTGTCCAGTGTTTCCTCTGTCCTGACTGAGAAGTACAGATAA
- the LOC142089442 gene encoding hemoglobin subunit pi isoform X2 has product MTLTQAEKAAVVTIWAKVATQADAIGAESLERLFSSYPQTKTYFPHFDLSQGSVQLRGHGSKVMNAIGEAVKHIDDIRGALAKLSELHAYILRVDPVNFKLLSHCILCSVAARYPSDFTPEVHAAWDKFLSSVSSVLTEKYR; this is encoded by the exons ATGACACTGACTCAAGCCGAGAAGGCCGCCGTGGTCACCATCTGGGCAAAGGTGGCTACCCAAGCCGATGCCATTGGGGCAGAATCACTGGAGAG GCTTTTCTCCAGCTACCCCCAGACAAAAACCTACTTCCCTCACTTTGATCTTAGCCAAGGCTCAGTTCAGCTTCGTGGTCATGGCTCCAAGGTCATGAACGCCATCGGGGAAGCTGTGAAGCACATTGATGACATTAGAGGCGCTTTGGCCAAACTCAGTGAGCTGCACGCTTACATCCTCAGGGTGGACCCAGTGAACTTCAAG CTGCTTTCCCACTGTATCCTGTGCTCCGTGGCTGCCCGCTATCCCAGTGACTTCACCCCAGAAGTTCATGCTGCGTGGGACAAGTTCCTGTCCAGTGTTTCCTCTGTCCTGACTGAGAAGTACAGATAA